A genomic region of Papaver somniferum cultivar HN1 chromosome 7, ASM357369v1, whole genome shotgun sequence contains the following coding sequences:
- the LOC113296657 gene encoding PHD finger protein MALE MEIOCYTE DEATH 1-like has protein sequence METRSKKQENLLEKFLIKNCNKKRKFKETKQYGFHTFGEPGYPSDFTGTFRQNIRKFIKKCGEEEGVDIEGWPTWCTLLVHEKMKDDDDGRVMVPLYTIEERVKHSKKPFCDQCRSSGWGHHFVSKRRYHLIIPVQDEWHKFPNISLFDQTHLLHGLIHCNGFGHLLSINGFEGGSKFLSGQEIMDFWDRICTALKVRKISVEDVSKKGSMDLRLLYGVADGRTWFGRWGYKFCRGSFNVTKNSYDTAIRMLSWLNLDKIIKDSGNKDVEKIIGTYRELSDTKLITMKDLLRFMLFACKALSGDSKPHSVIKPITGSLQESLPFQDVSSKHGNRKNKDNDSKSRENYSNSSNKISTKKICSCSMSVSFAEEMPSRWPAKRLEYAAGVIMGALREKDSGMSRQEVRDAARVHIGDTGLLDFVLKSSDNLIVGDYFVSRSRNSKTHTYEFKSCKCRNLISFAAEEATSNWSARKLEDAAEIIVNALKRKRSRMSREELKEAARSHIGDTGLLDYVLKSINNVIVGEYVVRRVTNPSTKKFEFEIHELHGEDVCKPPESTSSGPVAPESTSSGPVAVTNPKTKKIEFPLADTTSTATSAAHITCTTPGLDLYNDVLYLFREVLLQGYDEKIITDLSSRQLSARAVLGGKHFVKEWPLSDEDDNFLSFVCRLKPSLFEDGQKYELSRSFSPPGELVVVPLCTTIGELKKEIQWAFRDTYCLLETFDVTEIEGDEGLDEGEVVSFAGDIWVSGNGLGEGSDRLKYEGGTDSWTIDCSCGAKDVGGERMVTCSICEVGKHTRCSDIDNAEAVPWLYVCADCNAAVELFKLLQGT, from the exons ATGGAGACCCGATcgaaaaaacaagaaaatttgTTGGAGAAGTTTTTGATCAAGAACTGCAACAAGAAAAGGAAATTCAAGGAAACAAAACAATATGGATTTCATACGTTTGGTGAACCAGGTTACCCTAGTGATTTCACTGGTACATTTCGTCAGAATATCAGAAAATTCATCAAGAAAtgtggtgaagaagaaggtgttgatatcgaAGGTTGGCCGACTTGGTGCACACTTCTTGTTCATGAAAAGATGAAGGACGATGATGACGGTCGCGTTATGGTTCCTCTTTATACAATTGAAGAAAGGGTTAAACATTCGAAGAAACCGTTTTGTGATCAATGTCGGAGTTCTG GTTGGGGTCATCACTTTGTATCAAAAAGAAGGTATCATCTGATAATTCCAGTTCAAGATGAATGGCATAAATTCCCTAATATAAGCCTGTTTGATCAAACTCATCTCTTACATGGATTGATTCATTGTAATGGATTTGGACATCTTCTGAGTATCAATGGATTTGAAGGAGGGTCTAAGTTTTTGTCTGGACAAGAAATCATGGATTTCTGGGATCGAATTTGTACTGCTCTCAAAGTTCG gaaaatttctgttgaggatGTATCTAAGAAAGGATCAATGGATCTCAGGCTTCTTTATGGTGTTGCTGATGGGCGCACATGGTTTGGAAGATGGGGATACAAATTCTGTCGTGGAAGTTTTAATGTCACTAAAAACAGTTACGATACAGCAATTCGCATGTTAAGTTGGTTGAATCTCGATAAGATTATCAAAGATTCTGGTAATAAAGATGTGGAGAAGATTATCGGAACCTATAGAGAATTGAGTGATACCAAGTTGATTACCATGAAAGATCTCCTTCGTTTCATGTTATTTGCCTGTAAAGCTTTGTCAGGAGACTCAAAACCTCATtctgttatcaaacccattactGGATCACTTCAAGAAAGCCTGCCATTCCAGGATGTCAGCAGCAAACACGGCAACAGAAAGAACAAGGATAATGACAGCAAGAgcagggagaactatagcaacagCAGTAACAAAATCAGTACTAAAAAAATCTGCTCTTGCAGTATGTCTGTCTCTTTTGCTGAAGAAATGCCTAGTAGATGGCCTGCCAAAAGATTAGAATATGCTGCAGGAGTAATTATGGGTGCCCTTAGAGAAAAGGATTCTGGAATGTCTCGTCAAGAAGTAAGAGATGCAGCAAGAGTTCATATTGGTGATACAGGGTTACTAGACTTTGTTCTGAAATCTAGCGACAATTTGATTGTTGGCGACTACTTTGTTAGCCGATCCAGAAATTCAAAAACTCAtacatatgagttcaagtcttgcAAGTGTAGAAACTTAATTTCTTTTGCTGCAGAAGAGGCTACTAGTAACTGGTCTGCAAGAAAATTAGAAGATGCTGCAGAAATAATTGTGAATGCCCTAAAAAGGAAGAGATCTAGAATGTCCCGTGAGGAACTAAAAGAAGCAGCAAGGTCTCATATTGGTGATACAGGGTTACTAGACTATGTTCTGAAATCTATCAACAATGTGATTGTTGGTGAATACGTTGTTCGCCGAGTCACAAATCCAAGTACTAAAAAATTTGAGTTCGAGATTCATGAACTCCATGGTGAAGATGTATGTAAACCGCCGGAAAGTACTTCATCTGGTCCAGTTGCACCGGAAAGTACTTCATCTGGTCCAGTTGCAGTCACAAatccaaagactaaaaaaattgAGTTCCCGCTTGCTGATACTACTAGCACTGCGACTTCTGCTGCTCATATTACTTGTACCACTCCTGGTTTAGACCTCTACAATGATGTTTTGTATCTCTTTAGGGAAGTACTTCTTCAAGGGTATGATGAGAAGATTATAACTGATTTGAGTAGTCGTCAATTGTCGGCTCGGGCAGTTTTAGGTGGTAAGCATTTTGTCAAGGAATGGCCATTGAGTGATGAAGACGATAACTTTCTGAGCTTTGTATGTCGACTCAAACCGAGTTTGTTTGAGGATGGACAGAAATATGAGTTAAGTCGGTCATTTTCACCACCAGGTGAGTTGGTGGTAGTGCCTCTTTGTACAACTATTGGTGAGTTGAAGAAGGAAATTCAGTGGGCATTTAGGGATACATACTGTTTGTTGGAAACTTTTGATGTGACTGAAATAGAAGGGGATGAAGGGTTGGATGAAGGTGAAGTTGTTTCCTTTGCTGGTGATATTTGGGTGTCGGGTAATGGACTGGGTGAAGGGAGTGATCGGTTGAAGTATGAGGGTGGCACTGATAGTTGGACTATTGATTGTAGTTGTGGAGCTAAAGATGTTGGCGGGGAGAGGATGGTAACTTGCAGTATTTGTGAGGTAGGGAAGCATACTAGGTGCAGTGACATCGATAATGCTGAAGCAGTGCCGTGGTTGTATGTCTGTGCTGATTGTAATGCTGCAGTTGAGCTTTTTAAACTACTGCAAGGAACCTGA